In the Suncus etruscus isolate mSunEtr1 chromosome 17, mSunEtr1.pri.cur, whole genome shotgun sequence genome, GTGTTTGTTTGATCCCAGGTTGATGACATCCTTTGTAAGGCTGGACCAGGTTTGTGAACCATCATGGAAGATATGGCCAGCTAGTCAGCGGAGTCAGTTCTGGGGGCAAGCAGCTGCAGGTGAATTGTTTATTTGGGTGGAGCCTGGACCTGAGCTCAGCCTCTAGTCTAGGATATGTTAGTCGCTGGAAGCAGAGGTCAGGGAAACAGGCCTTTAGAGGTTGAGATCACTGCTGTGGGGGTTCTGGCTGCTCTTCTGGGAGAGGCAAGTAATTGGGGTCCTCTTCCGGGGCATCCAGTAGCAGCTTCCTATAAGAAGGGGCCCATGCAGAGTAGAGGTCAGCAGAGGCCCGCCTCAAGACAGGGAGTACTCAAGAGGACAAATGGGAGGAGAACTGTCATCTTAGCACTCACAAGAAGCCAGGGGTCAGCAGCAGCCGCTTCCCACCTGGCTGGTTGGGGAAGACATCCTCCAGAAAGTAGTAGATGTGGCCCACAGCAATCCCTGTGGAAGAGCAGAGCACTGCTGTGACTGTACTTCACAGCCATGATCCAAGCCCTACACAGTCCAGATCCCAGTAAGATCCAGAGTAACTTCAGGCCCCATAGCATGACCAGCCAGCCTCAGGCAGAGCAGATTTGGCCCAGAGTGGGCAGGACTTGGAGATTGAAGGAGGAAGAGCCTTCACTGGAAACTTGGCCCAACCAATCTCCCCACCCTTCACTCCCACCACCTATCTGGAGCCACACCCGTCAGCAGGCTGACCTGGCTGGTGTCTGCTAGCACATATAACAGGCATTGAGAGGGCAGATGAGAGGTCAATGCCCATGTCCAGGGGGATAGGTACCATCCAGGACCCTTGGCTAATAACGAACGGACCACCTGCTTGAAACGGGATAGAGAGAAACAGGCTTACCCAACAGGTCGACGAGGATGGAGTTGCCCAGCAGCAGTGAGAAGCCCATGAGCACCCAGGGCAGGAAAGGCGCCTGGAAGGTGAGGCCGAAGAAGTTGACCCTCACCTGAGGGCTGCGGCGGCTCCAGATGTACACCAGCATGGCCATGAGGGCCTGGCCCAGGAAGAACAGGCTTCCCAGGAGACCCAGCAGCTGGGCCAGAGTCAAGGCGCTGGAGGCGTCTTTAGAGTCAGACCTGTCTGTGCTGTTGGAGTGCTATTGCCC is a window encoding:
- the DERL3 gene encoding derlin-3, producing MAWQGLAAEFSQVPAVTRAYTAACVLTTAAVQLELLSPFQLYFNPHLVFRRFQIWRLVTNFFFFGPLGFSFFFNMLFVFRYCRMLEEGSFRGRTADFVYMFLFGGVLMILLGLLGSLFFLGQALMAMLVYIWSRRSPQVRVNFFGLTFQAPFLPWVLMGFSLLLGNSILVDLLGIAVGHIYYFLEDVFPNQPGGKRLLLTPGFLKLLLDAPEEDPNYLPLPEEQPEPPQQ